The Glycine max cultivar Williams 82 chromosome 12, Glycine_max_v4.0, whole genome shotgun sequence genome window below encodes:
- the LOC100782615 gene encoding uncharacterized protein, giving the protein MDSQRSPLLSWAFYCHGKSMEELKQSLMYTTLELEQTRATVQEELRKRDDQLLTLKELLNKVIRERDEAQEKCQRLVLEKMVFQHQTAPASGVSSIEDEPRRGINDSSNNGLSSSDCEESIVSSPVMEHLPPQQQQLPESMIELISPDKPLPEKGKLLQAVMKAGPLLQTLLLAGPLPQWRHPPPPLESFEIPPVTIPSPPQPQLPHQDSFTSNCGRVSRKRVFCEGTDSPTQNKFQRIVLH; this is encoded by the exons ATGGACAGCCAACGAAGTCCTCTTCTTAGTTGGGCTTTCTACTGCCACGGCAag TCGATGGAGGAGCTGAAGCAGTCTCTGATGTACACTACCCTTGAGCTGGAACAAACAAGAGCAACTGTCCAAGAAGAGCTAAGAAAAAGAGACGATCAGCTTCTCACCCTAAAGGAGCTTCTCAACAAAGTCATAAGAGAAAGAGATGAAGCTCAAGAGAAATGCCAGAGACTAGTGTTGGAGAAAATGGTTTTTCAGCACCAAACCGCACCTGCTTCTGGAGTTTCCAGCATTGAGGACGAGCCAAGAAGGGGAATTAATGACTCCTCCAACAATGGCCTCTCTTCATCAGATTGTGAAGAAAGCATTGTTTCCTCTCCAGTTATGGAGCATTTGCCACCACAACAGCAACAGTTGCCAGAGTCAATGATTGAGCTAATCTCACCAGATAAACCGTTGCCAGAAAAGGGTAAGCTTTTGCAAGCAGTGATGAAAGCTGGTCCTTTGCTGCAGACACTGCTTCTTGCAGGACCACTTCCTCAATGGAGACACCCTCCACCCCCTCTTGAGTCCTTTGAGATTCCACCTGTCACCATTCCTTCACCACCACAACCACAACTTCCTCATCAAGATTCCTTCACCTCGAACTGTGGGAGAGTCAGTAGGAAAAGGGTTTTCTGTGAGGGCACTGATTCCCCCACACAGAACAAGTTCCAAAGGATTGTACTCCACTGA
- the LOC100783155 gene encoding DNA ligase 1, with translation MLALHFRPCFPLPFHRSLTVRVSSLLSFPLSLSSAVPLRAMSKPPSAFDALMSGARAAAAAKKKSQSLSQSSPSSPKKRKTPPSSSSQNPSDLKPPSPPKTVTPQEGAVKPEPLKVRHVSSSSFSQEKTAELKKQAPQLKKKPSDFDPASISAWEKGQPVPFLFLCLAFDMISQESGRIVITDIVCNLLRTVMYSTPEDLVKVVYLSANRIAPAHEGMELGIGDASIVKALAEAYGRTEVWIKTQYQKKGDLGLVAKESRSSQPMMFKPEALTITKVFNTFRLIAKESGKESQEKKKNHIKALLVAATDCEPQYLIRLLQTKLRIGYAEKTLLAALGQAAVYTEEHSKPPPDIQSPLEEASEIVKQVYSVLPDYDKIISALLTEGLWMLPKKCNFTPGVPIGPMLSKATKGVSEILNKFQDVEFTCEYKYDGERAQIHYLENGSVEIYSRNAERNTGKFPDVVAAVSRLKKPTVSSFILDCEIVAYDRSTQKIRSFQMLSTRARKNVEIEDITVGVCIFAFDLLYLNGQALLQENLRVRREHLYASFEEEPGFLQFATTITSNDVEEIQNFLDQAVGASCEGLIIKTLNEDATYEPSKRSLNWLKLKKDYMDSIGDSLDLVPIAAFHGRGKRTGVYGAFLLACYDNDNEEFQSICKIGTGFSEAVLEERSSSLRSKVIPKPKAYYRFGETINPDVWFEASEVWEVKAADLTISPVHRAAVGIVDPNKGISLRFPRLLRVRPDKAPEQASSSEQVAEMYKAQKHNHTNNQNDDEDDD, from the exons ATGCTCGCATTGCATTTTCGCCCTTGCTTTCCTCTTCCCTTCCATCGCTCCCTAACAGTTAGGGTTTCCTCTCTCCTCTCttttcctctttctctctcctccgCCGTCCCTCTCCGCGCCATGTCGAAGCCCCCCTCCGCCTTCGATGCCCTCATGTCCGGCGCAcgcgccgccgccgccgccaagAAAAAATCCCAATCCCTTTCCCAATCATCACCCTCATCCCCCAAGAAACGCAAAACCCCACCCTCCTCTTCCTCACAAAACCCTAGCGACCTCAAACCTccttccccacccaaaaccgtTACACCTCAAGAAGGCGCCGTTAAGCCCGAACCGCTGAAGGTCCGCCACGtgtcatcttcttctttttcgcAGGAGAAGACCGCGGAGCTTAAGAAGCAAGCTCCGCAGCTGAAGAAGAAACCCTCCGATTTCGATCCCGCTTCTATAAGTGCATGGGAGAAGGGCCAACCCGTGCCGTTTCTATTTCTCTGCTTGGCCTTCGACATGATTTCTCAAGAATCCGGAAGAATTGTCATCACTGATATTGTTTGCAATCTTCTGAGGACTGTGATGTACTCCACGCCGGAGGATCTTGTTAAGGTCGTTTACCTCTCCGCGAACCGGATTGCGCCCGCTCACGAAGGGATGGAATTGGGTATTGGCGACGCTTCCATCGTCAAGGCGCTTGCTGAGGCGTACGGAAGGACCGAGGTGTGGATTAAGACTCAGTATCAG AAAAAAGGGGATTTGGGCTTGGTTGCTAAAGAGAGCCGTTCCTCGCAGCCTATGATGTTTAAGCCCGAAGCATTGACTATTACGAAGGTTTTCAACACTTTTCGTCTTATTGCTAAG GAATCTGGGAAAGAAAgtcaagagaagaaaaagaatcatATCAAGGCACTTCTTGTTGCTGCAACTGACTGTGAACCTCAATATCTAATCCGTTTGCTACAg ACAAAGTTGCGAATTGGCTATGCTGAGAAAACTCTCTTAGCTGCATTGGGCCAAGCTGCAGTATACACTGAAGAACACTCTAAACCGCCTCCTGATATTCAGTCTCCTTTAGAAGAG GCTTCAGAGATTGTTAAACAAGTCTATTCTGTACTTCCTGACTATGACAAAATAATATCTGCACTGCTTACAGAGGGTCTATGGATGCTTCCAAAGAAATGTAATTTTACTCCTGGTGTTCCAATTGGACCTATGCTATCAAAGGCAACAAAGGGTGTATCTGAAATTCTAAATAAATTCCAGGATGTGGAGTTTACCTGTGAATACAAATATGACGGAGAGCGTGCCCAG ATACATTACCTGGAGAATGGATCAGTTGAGATTTACAGTAGAAATGCAGAACGGAATACTGGGAAGTTTCCTGATGTTGTTGCCGCTGTTTCAAG GTTAAAGAAACCAACTGTATCATCATTTATTCTTGATTGTGAAATTGTTGCATATGATCGTTCAACACAGAAGATCCGTTCTTTCCAG ATGCTTAGTACTCGGGCTCGCAAGAATGTAGAAATTGAAGATATAACGGTTGGTGTTTGCATATTTGCTTTTGATTTGTTGTATCTTAATGGCCAAGCACTTCTTCAGGAAAACCTGAGAGTCCGTAGAGAG CATCTCTATGCCTCTTTTGAGGAAGAACCCGGATTTCTTCAGTTTgcaacaacaataacatcaaATGATGTTGAGGAAATACAGAATTTTCTTGACCAAGCTGTTGGTGCTAG TTGTGAGGgattaattattaaaacattaaatgaGGATGCTACATATGAACCTTCCAAGCGATCACTCAACTGGCTAAAACTGAAGAAAGATTATATGGACAG TATAGGGGACTCACTAGATTTGGTACCTATTGCTGCTTTCCACGGTCGTGGGAAACGTACAG GAGTTTATGGTGCCTTCCTCCTTGCTTGCTATGACAATGATAATGAAGAATTTCAAAGTATTTGCAAGATAG GAACGGGATTCTCTGAAGCTGTGCTTGAAGAACGTTCTTCTAGTCTTCGTTCTAAAGTGATTCCCAAACCAAAG GCATACTATAGATTTGGAGAAACAATAAATCCTGATGTCTGGTTTGAAGCCAGTGAG GTGTGGGAGGTGAAAGCTGCCGACCTGACCATTAGCCCTGTTCACCGTGCTGCAGTGGGCATAGTAGATCCGAACAAG GGCATATCTCTACGATTTCCACGACTACTTCGAGTCAGGCCTGACAAAGCTCCTGAACAGGCCTCATCATCTGAGCAG GTTGCTGAAATGTATAAGGCTCAAAAACACAATCACACGAACAACCAAAATgacgatgaagatgatgattga
- the LOC100783687 gene encoding protein SOSEKI 2 encodes MEARMKKYNRQVSPERAKVWTEKSPKYHQSLKVPVIYYLSRNRQLEHPHFMEVPLSSPDGLYLRDVIDRLNVLRGRGMASLYSWSCKRSYKSGFVWHDLCEDDIILPAHGNEYVLKGSELFDESNSDRFSPISNVKTQSVKLLPGPASSRSLDEGSSSSSMNGKETRISQDDELSQDPHTGSSDVSPESRAEKSDALSLALTEYKIYKTDGLADASTQTEEKDNRSRAQKTCTRGVSTEDGSLESECHEICQAEAPQVKDTPRICRDAVSRPPSTSSSSSFVGKAETLESLIRADASKVNSFRILEEESMQMPTNTRMKASNLLMQLISCGSISVKNHSFGLIPSYKPRFSSSKFPSPLFSTSFVLGEFDCLAENPKLMSLRLEDKEYFSGSLVETKLKEGDGHNVLKRSSSYNDERTFKEQKQQEDKEESSSGHSKCIPRSIKASLTKHPRSESMRSPVSDGPRNSSDRIDGSGISPVTSNGSSKRITEPSTGKKQSKRIDSFKEEEEVIKIEERLASGARVIIQSKPFSDTASSSC; translated from the exons ATGGAAGCGAGGATGAAGAAGTACAACCGGCAAGTGAGTCCTGAGAGGGCCAAAGTGTGGACTGAGAAGTCACCGAAATACCACCAGAGTTTGAAGGTACCCGTGATTTACTACCTTTCTCGAAACCGGCAGCTAGAGCACCCTCATTTCATGGAGGTCCCACTTTCTTCACCCGATGGACTATACTTGAGAG ATGTGATTGATAGACTTAATGTGTTGAGAGGTAGAGGCATGGCTTCCTTGTATTCATGGTCTTGCAAGAG GAGCTACAAGAGTGGATTTGTGTGGCATGATCTGTGTGAAGATGATATAATTCTACCAGCTCATGGAAATGAGTATGTTCTCAAGGGTTCTGAGCTCTTTGACGAATCAAATTCAG ATCGTTTCAGTCCCATTAGCAATGTTAAAACACAAAGTGTGAAGCTGTTGCCGGGGCCAGCTTCTTCTCGGAGCCTGGATGAGGGCTCATCCTCTTCTAGCATGAATGGGAAGGAGACAAGAATCTCCCAAGATGACGAGCTTTCCCAAGATCCACACACTGGTTCCTCTGATGTTTCTCCAGAGTCTAGAGCTGAAAAGAGTGATGCTCTAAGCTTGGCATTGACAGagtacaaaatttataaaactgaTGGATTGGCCGATGCTTCAACTCAGACAGAAGAAAAGGACAACAGATCCAGAGCTCAGAAAACTTGCACAAGGGGTGTATCAACGGAGGATGGGTCGTTAGAATCCGAATGTCATGAAATTTGTCAAGCTGAAGCTCCCCAAGTGAAAGATACTCCACGAATCTGTAGGGATGCCGTTTCTCGTCCTCCCTCAACTTcaagttcctcatcttttgtggGGAAGGCTGAAACTTTGGAATCTCTGATTAGAGCTGATGCTAGTAAAGTGAATAGCTTTAGGATTCTGGAGGAGGAGAGCATGCAGATGCCAACCAACACGAGGATGAAAGCTTCAAATTTGCTGATGCAACTGATCTCATGTGGCTCAATATCAGTGAAAAACCATAGTTTTGGCCTTATTCCTTCCTATAAGCCCAGGTTTTCCAGTTCCAAATTTCCTTCTCCCCTGTTCTCAACTTCTTTCGTGTTGGGGGAGTTTGATTGCTTAGCTGAGAATCCAAAGCTGATGAGCCTCAGATTGGAAGACAAAGAATATTTTAGTGGAAGCTTAGTTGAGACTAAACTGAAGGAGGGAGATGGACATAATGTTCTGAAACGCTCTTCTTCCTACAATGATGAGAG GACatttaaagaacagaaacagCAAGAAGACAAAGAGGAATCATCCTCGGGACATTCAAAATGCATTCCTCGATCAATTAAGGCTTCATTGACCAAGCATCCCCGAAGTGAATCCATGAGATCTCCTGTTTCTGATGGACCTCGGAACTCATCAGATAGAATTGATGGCTCAGGCATATCCCCAGTAACATCTAATGGTAGCAGCAAAAGGATCACTGAACCTTCCACAGGAAAAAAACAATCGAAGAGGATAGACTCATttaaagaagaggaggaggtgaTTAAAATTGAAGAAAG GCTTGCTTCAGGAGCTCGGGTTATAATCCAATCCAAACCATTTTCAGACACAGCATCTAGCAGCTGTTGA